In Camelina sativa cultivar DH55 chromosome 17, Cs, whole genome shotgun sequence, the genomic stretch TCGAGAATATACTTGCCATTGTTCATCATGAACAAGAAGCACAAAGACGGATCACGGTAAGTTCTTTTCTTGCCTTCCAAGTTACTCTCTAACAACTCCAAAACCCATCTGAGTTGCACAGACAAAGCACTCGTATTATCTGGTCCTGCTTCGTTCCCAGTCTGTTCAAGGATCTGCTCCAACGACTGCCGCGATTTACACGCCGCACGCAGATAATTCATCACGTACCGTGTAATAGGGTGAATCCCACCGCCAGGAAACGCGGTTTTGGGAGGGTCACGACGGATCAAATTCTCGAGCTCCATAAATATCCCTCTAACCGCCTCCCCTAACCGTTTATGAATCGCGACCGCCTCATGCCTTAGCGGCAAACAGTATCTATCCGAGAATAACGTTTCCATCTTAGGAATTAGGTCTTGCATCGTTTCGTATAAATCCATAACCTTAAACAAACGTTCAGGTAAACGGCTCCCTAACGCAATCGCGTCTGCGAAATTCAGAAGCTGTGTGGTCGTTCCACGACAAACTTCCATGAAAGAGAGATCAGttacagaggaaacagagagatcAGAGAAAACGCGGTCGCAGAGAAGACGCTCGCTAGGGAAGAAAACGCGGAACACCAAAGTAACAGCTTTGATCCAACGGTCGATTTCGTCTTCAAGATCTTGCCATGGAGTGTCTTGAACTTGCTCCATACTTAGTCCTCTGAGATGCAACCTCGACAAACTCTCCTCTAGAAACTCTCTCCGTCGACTGCTGTACACTCTTGAACACTCTTTCCCAAATCCACCCGCGACCATTCGCACAGCGATCGCGTTTAGATCGCCAATAACGCTAGATTGTAACGCCTCAATCACGATTTTGTAATCGGTGACCGGGCGGGCGATTATTACCTATTTCAGTATGAAATCAAAATTGTAAACCGGTTTTGTCTAATTctaattacaaattaaattaaattggaAATTACTTAATTACCCCGTAGTTTGTGTCGTTGTCTTCTCCTTCGCCGGAGAAGTCATCGTCGTCCGAGTCAAACGAGTCAGGGGCACGGTCCATTACAAAACCAAACTCTTCCTGAAGCCTAAACATCACTTGTTGAATCAAATCATCGGAACGGGAGAGACAGACGGCGACGGAATTATCACCGGCCATGGATCTCAATCCTCCGGCAATCGCAATTAGCTCGTCAACAGAGTCGAGGAAGGTGCGAGAGTCAACGGGATCGGACCAGATGGGGCGATCTTCAACGATGTAGCTAGAGATCTGTCTCTCTAAGGAGTTAAGTGATCGGTCAAGGTTATGAAGGTTAGCGCCGCCGCGGGATGGGGTGGGTC encodes the following:
- the LOC104754862 gene encoding exocyst complex component EXO70B1-like, with translation MAQAGDENLYAAARDIARALGKDPSAAGDILQILSGYGASGNRGGGDPRPTPSRGGANLHNLDRSLNSLERQISSYIVEDRPIWSDPVDSRTFLDSVDELIAIAGGLRSMAGDNSVAVCLSRSDDLIQQVMFRLQEEFGFVMDRAPDSFDSDDDDFSGEGEDNDTNYGVIIARPVTDYKIVIEALQSSVIGDLNAIAVRMVAGGFGKECSRVYSSRRREFLEESLSRLHLRGLSMEQVQDTPWQDLEDEIDRWIKAVTLVFRVFFPSERLLCDRVFSDLSVSSVTDLSFMEVCRGTTTQLLNFADAIALGSRLPERLFKVMDLYETMQDLIPKMETLFSDRYCLPLRHEAVAIHKRLGEAVRGIFMELENLIRRDPPKTAFPGGGIHPITRYVMNYLRAACKSRQSLEQILEQTGNEAGPDNTSALSVQLRWVLELLESNLEGKKRTYRDPSLCFLFMMNNGKYILDKVTDNELGSILGEDWIVKQTAKLRQYHSNYRRSSWNQVVGLLRTEAPYLKLVENLRLFKAQFDEVCKVQSQWVVSDGQLREELRSSVNGIVSPAYLNFIRKLKESPEINGRRGEPFIAYTVEDLEMMIKGLFKESST